Proteins co-encoded in one Pseudomonas beijingensis genomic window:
- a CDS encoding TetR/AcrR family transcriptional regulator, giving the protein MSTIRERNKELILRAASEEFADKGFAATKTSDIAAKAGLPKPNVYYYFKSKENLYREVLESIIEPILQASTPFNADGVPGEVLSHYIRSKIRISRDLPFASKVFASEIMHGAPHLSPDLVEQLNAQARHNIDCIQTWIDRGQIAPIDPNHLMFSIWAATQTYADFDWQISAVTGKAKLDEADYEAAAQTIIRLVLKGCEPD; this is encoded by the coding sequence ATGAGCACAATCCGCGAGCGCAACAAAGAACTGATCCTGCGTGCCGCCAGCGAAGAATTTGCCGACAAGGGCTTCGCCGCGACCAAGACCAGCGACATCGCGGCCAAGGCTGGCCTGCCCAAACCCAACGTCTACTACTACTTCAAATCCAAGGAAAACCTCTACCGCGAAGTGCTGGAGAGCATCATCGAACCGATTCTCCAGGCCTCGACACCGTTCAATGCCGACGGCGTACCCGGTGAGGTGTTGAGTCACTACATCCGTTCCAAGATCCGCATCTCCCGCGACCTGCCCTTCGCTTCGAAAGTCTTCGCCAGCGAAATCATGCACGGCGCCCCCCACCTGAGCCCCGACCTGGTGGAACAACTCAACGCCCAGGCCCGGCACAACATCGACTGCATCCAGACCTGGATCGACCGCGGCCAGATCGCCCCCATCGACCCCAACCACCTGATGTTCAGCATCTGGGCCGCCACCCAGACCTATGCCGATTTCGACTGGCAGATCAGCGCCGTGACTGGCAAGGCGAAGCTGGATGAGGCGGATTACGAAGCGGCGGCGCAGACGATTATTCGGTTGGTGTTGAAGGGGTGTGAGCCAGACTGA
- the sdhC gene encoding succinate dehydrogenase, cytochrome b556 subunit encodes MKSQRPVNLDLRTIKLPVTAYTSILHRISGVILFVSLAIMLYALDKSLDSEEGFGQVKACLTSPLAKLVIWGILSALLYHLVAGVRHLIMDMGIGETLEGGKLGSKIIIAVSAVLIVLAGVWIW; translated from the coding sequence GTGAAAAGCCAACGACCTGTAAACCTAGACCTAAGGACCATCAAACTCCCAGTCACTGCTTACACGTCCATTCTTCACCGTATTTCCGGTGTCATCCTCTTCGTCAGCCTGGCCATCATGCTTTATGCATTGGACAAGTCGCTCGATTCGGAAGAAGGCTTCGGTCAGGTGAAAGCGTGTCTGACCAGTCCGCTAGCCAAGCTAGTGATTTGGGGCATCCTGTCCGCCTTGCTGTATCACTTGGTTGCCGGTGTGCGCCACTTGATCATGGACATGGGCATCGGTGAGACGCTGGAAGGCGGCAAGCTGGGCTCGAAAATCATTATCGCCGTGTCTGCGGTGCTGATCGTTCTGGCAGGAGTCTGGATATGGTAA
- a CDS encoding REP-associated tyrosine transposase, translating to MPARSASHRLRIGRYAEQNRIYLLTANTLEREPVFEDYGLGRVVIHQFRKVQEQGIADSLAFVVMPDHVHWLIRLHRGSLGQLMCQVKSISAKGVNEAAGRAGSLWQQGFHDRALRREDELIIMARYVVANPLRAGLVKRLGDYPLWDAIWL from the coding sequence ATGCCTGCACGCTCAGCTTCACACCGCCTGCGCATTGGTCGCTATGCAGAGCAAAACCGCATCTATTTATTGACGGCCAATACACTGGAGCGCGAACCGGTCTTCGAAGACTATGGCTTGGGGAGGGTCGTCATTCATCAGTTCAGGAAGGTCCAGGAGCAGGGTATTGCGGACTCCTTGGCCTTTGTCGTCATGCCTGACCATGTCCATTGGTTGATTCGACTGCATCGAGGGTCTTTGGGGCAGTTGATGTGTCAGGTGAAATCCATCAGTGCCAAGGGGGTCAACGAGGCGGCAGGAAGGGCTGGAAGCCTTTGGCAGCAAGGATTTCATGACCGAGCCCTGCGGCGGGAGGACGAGTTGATCATAATGGCGCGCTATGTCGTCGCTAACCCGCTACGGGCAGGCCTGGTGAAGCGGCTTGGCGATTATCCGCTGTGGGATGCCATTTGGCTTTGA
- the gltA gene encoding citrate synthase, which produces MADKKAQLIIEGAAPVELPILTGTVGPDVIDVRGLTATGRFTFDPGFMSTASCESKITYIDGDNGILLHRGYPIEQLAEKSDYLETCYLLLNGELPTAEQKAQFVSTVKNHTMVHEQLKTFFNGFRRDAHPMAVMCGVVGALSAFYHDSLDINNPQHREISAIRLVAKMPTLAAMVYKYSMGQPMMYPRNDLTYAENFLHMMFNTPCEIKPISPVLAKAMDRIFILHADHEQNASTSTVRLAGSSGANPFACIAAGIAALWGPAHGGANEAVLTMLDEIGDVSNIDKFIAKAKDKNDPFKLMGFGHRVYKNRDPRATVMKQTCDEVLKELGIKNDPQLELAMRLEEIALTDPYFIERSLYPNVDFYSGIILKAIGIPTSMFTVIFALARTVGWISHWKEMLSSPYKIGRPRQLYTGYESRDITQLEDRK; this is translated from the coding sequence ATGGCTGACAAAAAAGCGCAGTTGATCATCGAGGGCGCAGCCCCCGTCGAGCTGCCCATTTTAACCGGCACCGTTGGTCCCGATGTAATCGACGTACGGGGCCTGACGGCCACGGGCCGTTTCACCTTTGACCCAGGTTTCATGTCGACCGCCTCGTGCGAGTCGAAAATCACCTACATCGACGGCGACAACGGCATCCTGCTGCACCGCGGCTACCCGATCGAGCAACTGGCTGAAAAATCGGACTACCTGGAAACCTGCTACCTGCTGCTCAACGGCGAGCTGCCAACCGCAGAGCAAAAGGCCCAGTTCGTCAGCACCGTGAAGAACCACACCATGGTTCACGAGCAGTTGAAGACCTTCTTCAACGGTTTCCGTCGCGATGCCCACCCGATGGCCGTCATGTGCGGCGTTGTCGGTGCCCTCTCGGCCTTCTACCACGACTCCCTGGACATCAATAACCCCCAGCATCGCGAAATCTCCGCGATCCGCCTGGTGGCGAAGATGCCGACCCTGGCAGCCATGGTCTACAAGTACTCCATGGGCCAGCCCATGATGTACCCGCGCAACGACCTGACCTATGCAGAGAACTTCCTGCATATGATGTTCAACACCCCGTGCGAGATCAAACCGATCAGCCCGGTGCTCGCCAAGGCCATGGACCGGATCTTCATCCTCCATGCCGACCACGAGCAGAACGCCTCTACGTCCACCGTGCGCCTGGCAGGCTCCTCGGGTGCCAACCCGTTCGCCTGTATCGCCGCCGGTATCGCCGCACTCTGGGGCCCTGCCCACGGCGGTGCCAACGAAGCGGTACTGACCATGCTCGATGAAATCGGCGATGTCTCGAACATCGACAAGTTCATCGCCAAGGCCAAGGACAAGAACGATCCGTTCAAGCTGATGGGCTTCGGTCACCGGGTCTACAAGAACCGCGACCCGCGCGCCACCGTCATGAAGCAGACCTGCGACGAAGTACTCAAGGAACTGGGGATCAAGAACGATCCGCAACTCGAACTGGCCATGCGCCTGGAAGAGATCGCCCTGACCGACCCGTACTTCATCGAGCGCTCGCTGTACCCGAACGTCGACTTCTACTCGGGGATCATCCTCAAGGCGATCGGCATTCCAACCAGCATGTTCACCGTGATCTTCGCCCTGGCGCGGACCGTGGGCTGGATCTCCCACTGGAAGGAAATGCTCTCCAGCCCGTACAAGATCGGCCGCCCGCGCCAGCTGTACACCGGCTACGAGTCGCGTGACATCACCCAGCTGGAAGACCGCAAGTAA
- a CDS encoding DUF808 domain-containing protein yields MAGSSLLVLIDDIATVLDDVALMTKMAAKKTAGVLGDDLALNAQQVSGVRAERELPVVWAVAKGSFINKLILVPSALAISAFVPWLVTPLLMVGGAYLCFEGFEKLAHKFLHSKAEDQAEHAQLVEAVADPAVDLVAFEKDKIKGAVRTDFILSAEIIAITLGTVADAALTQQVIVLSGIAIIMTVGVYGLVAGIVKLDDLGLWLTQKPGQAAKSIGGAILSAAPYMMKGLSVIGTAAMFLVGGGILTHGVPAVHHWIEGVTASAGGAGFIVPTLLNAVAGIVAGAAVLVGVLAIGKIWKALKG; encoded by the coding sequence ATGGCTGGAAGCAGTTTGCTGGTACTGATCGACGACATCGCCACCGTGCTCGACGATGTTGCGTTGATGACCAAGATGGCCGCCAAGAAAACCGCCGGCGTGCTCGGCGATGACCTTGCGCTCAATGCCCAGCAAGTGTCGGGTGTGCGTGCCGAGCGGGAGCTGCCAGTGGTGTGGGCAGTGGCCAAGGGGTCGTTCATCAACAAATTGATCCTGGTGCCGTCGGCGCTGGCGATCAGCGCCTTCGTCCCTTGGCTGGTGACGCCGTTGTTGATGGTGGGCGGCGCCTACCTGTGTTTTGAAGGGTTTGAAAAACTCGCCCATAAGTTCCTTCACAGCAAGGCCGAGGACCAGGCCGAACATGCGCAATTGGTCGAGGCGGTGGCGGATCCGGCGGTCGATCTGGTGGCCTTTGAAAAGGACAAGATCAAGGGCGCGGTACGCACCGACTTCATCCTCTCGGCGGAAATCATCGCCATCACCCTCGGCACCGTCGCGGATGCGGCGCTGACCCAGCAGGTGATCGTGCTGTCGGGCATCGCCATCATCATGACCGTCGGTGTCTATGGCCTGGTGGCGGGCATCGTCAAGCTCGATGACCTGGGCTTGTGGTTGACCCAGAAGCCAGGACAGGCCGCCAAAAGCATCGGCGGCGCCATCCTGAGCGCGGCACCCTACATGATGAAAGGCCTGTCGGTGATCGGCACCGCAGCGATGTTCCTGGTGGGTGGTGGCATCCTCACCCATGGCGTGCCGGCGGTGCACCATTGGATCGAAGGCGTGACGGCCAGCGCCGGTGGTGCCGGGTTTATCGTGCCGACGTTGCTCAATGCGGTGGCGGGGATTGTGGCGGGGGCAGCGGTTTTGGTGGGTGTACTGGCGATTGGCAAAATCTGGAAGGCGCTGAAAGGCTAA
- a CDS encoding cation acetate symporter produces MIRRLLALLSVAAFAPGAWAADALTGAVQKQPLNVAAILMFVAFVGATLYITYWASKKNNSAADYYAAGGKITGFQNGLAIAGDYMSAASFLGISALVFTSGYDGLIYSIGFLVGWPIILFLIAERLRNLGKYTFADVASYRLGQTQIRSLSACGSLVVVAFYLIAQMVGAGKLIQLLFGLDYHVAVILVGILMCLYVLFGGMLATTWVQIIKAVLLLSGASFMALMVMKHVNFDFNMLFAEAVKVHPKGEAIMSPGGLVKDPISAFSLGLALMFGTAGLPHILMRFFTVSDAKEARKSVLYATGFIGYFYILTFIIGFGAILLVSTNPAFKDAAGALLGGNNMAAVHLSNAVGGSIFLGFISAVAFATILAVVAGLTLAGASAVSHDLYASVIKKGKANEKDEIRVSKITTICLAVLAIGLGILFEKQNIAFMVGLAFSIAASCNFPVLLLSMYWKKLTTRGAMIGGWLGLVSAVGLMVLGPTIWVQIMGHEKAIFPYEYPALFSMAIAFVGIWFFSVTDKSAEGANERALFFPQFVRSQTGLGASGAVNH; encoded by the coding sequence ATGATCCGGCGTCTACTGGCTCTTTTGAGCGTCGCAGCGTTTGCACCGGGTGCCTGGGCGGCTGACGCCCTGACGGGTGCCGTGCAGAAACAACCCCTCAACGTCGCGGCTATCCTGATGTTCGTGGCCTTCGTCGGCGCGACTTTATATATCACCTACTGGGCGTCCAAGAAAAACAACTCGGCGGCCGACTACTATGCGGCCGGCGGCAAGATCACCGGCTTCCAGAACGGCCTGGCAATCGCAGGCGACTACATGTCGGCGGCGTCCTTCCTGGGGATTTCCGCACTGGTGTTCACCTCCGGCTACGATGGCTTGATCTACTCCATCGGCTTCCTGGTGGGCTGGCCGATCATCCTGTTCCTGATCGCCGAGCGCCTGCGTAACCTGGGGAAATACACCTTTGCCGACGTGGCGTCCTATCGCCTCGGGCAAACCCAGATCCGCAGTCTGTCCGCCTGCGGCTCGCTGGTGGTGGTGGCGTTCTATCTGATCGCGCAAATGGTCGGTGCCGGCAAGCTGATCCAGCTGCTGTTCGGCCTGGACTACCACGTTGCGGTGATCCTGGTGGGTATCCTGATGTGCCTCTACGTGTTGTTCGGCGGCATGCTGGCCACCACCTGGGTGCAGATCATCAAGGCGGTGTTGCTGCTGTCGGGTGCGTCGTTCATGGCCCTGATGGTTATGAAGCACGTCAACTTCGACTTCAATATGTTGTTCGCCGAAGCGGTGAAGGTTCACCCTAAAGGCGAGGCAATCATGAGCCCCGGCGGCCTGGTCAAGGATCCGATCTCGGCCTTCTCCCTGGGCCTGGCGCTGATGTTCGGTACCGCTGGCTTGCCACACATCCTGATGCGCTTCTTCACCGTGAGCGACGCCAAGGAAGCGCGCAAGAGCGTGCTGTATGCCACTGGCTTCATCGGCTACTTCTACATCCTGACCTTCATCATTGGCTTCGGCGCGATTCTGCTGGTCAGCACCAACCCGGCCTTCAAGGACGCGGCAGGTGCCTTGCTGGGTGGCAACAACATGGCGGCGGTGCATCTGTCCAACGCAGTTGGCGGCAGCATCTTCCTGGGCTTCATCTCGGCGGTGGCGTTCGCGACCATCCTGGCGGTGGTAGCGGGCCTGACCCTGGCCGGTGCCTCGGCGGTGTCTCATGACCTGTATGCCAGCGTGATTAAGAAAGGCAAGGCCAACGAGAAGGATGAGATTCGCGTCTCGAAAATCACCACCATCTGTCTGGCGGTGCTGGCGATCGGCCTGGGTATCCTGTTCGAGAAGCAGAACATCGCGTTCATGGTGGGCCTGGCGTTCTCCATCGCGGCGAGCTGCAACTTCCCGGTACTGCTGCTCTCGATGTACTGGAAGAAGCTGACCACCCGTGGCGCCATGATTGGCGGCTGGTTGGGTCTGGTCAGTGCTGTGGGCCTGATGGTGCTCGGTCCGACCATCTGGGTGCAGATCATGGGGCACGAGAAGGCTATCTTCCCGTACGAATACCCAGCGCTGTTCTCCATGGCCATTGCGTTTGTCGGCATCTGGTTCTTCTCCGTCACCGACAAGTCGGCTGAAGGCGCGAACGAGCGGGCGCTGTTCTTCCCGCAGTTCGTGCGTTCGCAAACTGGTTTGGGGGCGAGTGGGGCGGTTAATCACTAA
- a CDS encoding glycine betaine ABC transporter substrate-binding protein yields MKMRRLLGAGAALVLAISSTLASAETKTLSIGYVDGWSDSVATTHVAAEVIKQKLGYDVKLQAVATGIMWQGVATGKLDAMLSAWLPVTHGDYWTKNKDNVVDYGPNFKDAKIGLIVPEYVKAKSLEDLKTDDSFKKRIVGIDAGSGVMLKTEQAIKDYDLTGYQLKASSGAGMIAELTRAEKKNESIAVTGWVPHWMFAKWKLRFLEDPKGVYGAAETVNSIGSKELGTKAPEVAEFLKKFQWASKDEIGEVMLAIQEGAKPDAAAKDWVAKHPDRVKEWTGK; encoded by the coding sequence ATGAAGATGCGACGACTCTTGGGCGCAGGTGCCGCACTGGTACTGGCCATCAGTTCCACCTTGGCCAGCGCCGAAACCAAAACCCTGAGCATCGGTTACGTTGACGGCTGGTCCGACAGCGTCGCGACCACCCACGTGGCCGCCGAAGTGATCAAGCAAAAACTCGGTTATGACGTGAAGCTGCAAGCGGTCGCGACCGGGATCATGTGGCAAGGCGTGGCCACCGGCAAACTCGACGCGATGCTCTCGGCCTGGCTGCCGGTGACTCACGGCGACTATTGGACCAAGAACAAAGACAACGTGGTCGACTACGGCCCCAACTTCAAGGATGCAAAAATCGGCCTGATCGTGCCGGAGTACGTCAAGGCCAAGTCGCTCGAGGATCTCAAGACCGACGACTCCTTCAAGAAGCGCATCGTCGGCATCGACGCCGGTTCAGGCGTGATGCTCAAGACCGAACAGGCGATCAAGGATTACGACCTGACCGGTTATCAACTCAAGGCCAGTTCCGGCGCCGGCATGATCGCCGAGCTGACTCGTGCCGAGAAGAAAAACGAATCCATCGCCGTCACCGGTTGGGTGCCGCACTGGATGTTCGCCAAGTGGAAACTGCGCTTCCTGGAAGACCCGAAAGGCGTCTACGGCGCGGCTGAGACTGTAAACAGCATCGGCAGCAAGGAGCTGGGCACCAAGGCCCCGGAAGTGGCCGAGTTCCTGAAGAAATTCCAGTGGGCGTCGAAAGACGAGATCGGCGAAGTCATGCTGGCGATCCAAGAGGGTGCCAAGCCAGACGCCGCTGCCAAGGACTGGGTCGCCAAGCACCCGGACCGCGTGAAGGAGTGGACCGGCAAGTAA
- the sdhD gene encoding succinate dehydrogenase, hydrophobic membrane anchor protein, with the protein MVTNVTNLSRSGLYDWMAQRVSAVVLAAYFIFLIGYVVANPGIGYAQWHELFANNWMRIFSLLALVALGAHAWVGMWTIATDYLTQMAFGKSATAVRFLFQAVCGVAMFAYFVWGVQILWGI; encoded by the coding sequence ATGGTAACCAACGTCACGAACCTTTCGCGTTCGGGCCTGTATGACTGGATGGCCCAGCGTGTGTCTGCGGTCGTTCTCGCGGCTTACTTCATTTTCCTGATTGGATATGTCGTGGCAAACCCTGGCATTGGCTACGCCCAATGGCATGAACTGTTCGCAAACAACTGGATGCGCATCTTCAGTCTGCTGGCACTCGTCGCACTGGGCGCTCACGCCTGGGTCGGCATGTGGACCATCGCGACCGACTACCTGACGCAAATGGCGTTCGGCAAGTCGGCGACTGCCGTACGTTTCCTTTTCCAGGCGGTATGCGGCGTTGCGATGTTCGCTTACTTCGTCTGGGGTGTGCAGATTCTCTGGGGTATCTGA
- a CDS encoding MlaA family lipoprotein, with the protein MAKYLLLIAALMSAGMVHADNSKANAPVVVDSDGFKEPLTKLKFNPGLDQREFERSTLNALNVYDPLESWNRRVYHFNYRFDQWVFLPVVDGYRYITPGFVRTGVSNFFNNLGDVPNLMNSLLQFKGKRSMETTARLLLNTTVGIAGLWDPATAMGLPRQSEDFGQTLGFYGVPGGAYFVLPIFGPSNLRDTSGLLVDYTAESAINFLNVSEVSSNHPELLLLRGVDKRYQTSFRYGQLNTPFEYEKVRYVYTESRKLQIAE; encoded by the coding sequence GTGGCTAAATATCTGCTGCTTATCGCTGCGTTAATGAGTGCGGGCATGGTCCACGCCGACAACAGCAAAGCCAATGCGCCTGTGGTGGTGGATTCGGACGGTTTCAAGGAACCGCTGACCAAGCTCAAGTTCAACCCAGGGCTGGACCAGCGCGAGTTCGAGCGCTCGACCCTCAACGCGTTGAACGTCTATGACCCGCTGGAATCCTGGAACCGCCGGGTCTATCACTTCAACTATCGCTTCGACCAATGGGTCTTCCTGCCCGTCGTCGATGGCTATCGCTACATTACCCCCGGCTTCGTGCGCACCGGCGTCAGCAACTTTTTCAACAACCTGGGGGACGTGCCGAACCTGATGAACAGCCTGCTGCAATTCAAGGGTAAGCGTTCAATGGAAACCACGGCGCGACTGCTGCTCAACACCACCGTCGGCATCGCCGGCCTGTGGGACCCAGCCACCGCCATGGGCCTGCCGCGCCAGAGCGAAGATTTCGGCCAGACCCTGGGCTTCTACGGCGTGCCGGGCGGCGCGTATTTCGTGCTGCCGATCTTCGGCCCGTCTAACCTGCGCGACACCTCCGGCCTGCTGGTGGACTACACAGCCGAATCGGCGATCAACTTCCTGAACGTCTCTGAAGTCAGCTCCAACCACCCGGAGTTGCTGCTTCTGCGCGGCGTCGACAAGCGCTACCAGACCAGTTTCCGCTATGGGCAACTGAACACGCCGTTCGAGTATGAAAAGGTGCGTTACGTGTACACCGAGTCGCGCAAGTTGCAGATTGCCGAGTAA
- a CDS encoding DUF485 domain-containing protein, whose amino-acid sequence MNDSIYLSIQNSPRFKELVRKREKFAWILSAIMLGLYSGFILLIAYGPHILGAKITPESTITWGIPIGVGLIVSAFVLTGIYVRRANGEFDDLNNAILKEAQQ is encoded by the coding sequence ATGAACGACAGCATTTACCTCTCGATTCAAAACAGCCCGCGCTTCAAGGAGCTGGTGAGAAAAAGGGAAAAGTTCGCCTGGATTCTCTCGGCGATCATGCTTGGGCTGTATTCCGGCTTCATTCTTCTGATCGCCTACGGGCCACACATTCTCGGGGCCAAGATCACGCCTGAGTCCACCATCACCTGGGGTATCCCCATCGGCGTCGGCCTGATTGTCTCGGCCTTCGTCCTGACCGGCATTTACGTGCGACGCGCCAACGGCGAATTCGACGACTTGAACAATGCGATTCTCAAGGAGGCTCAGCAATGA
- a CDS encoding serine/threonine protein kinase — protein MLRSLRFAALLGGLILSASALAADIDAASYGYPLTNPFEATIATTPPDLRPELPLIEDINQADHSLTLRPEREFILPDNFWPVKSLTYRMATQDKPAPLIFLIAGTGARFDSSINEYLKRLYYKAGYHVVQLSSPTSFDFMSAASRFATPGISKEDAEDMYRVMQAVRAQNPKVPVTEYYLTGYSLGALDAAFVAHLDETRRSFNFKKVLLLNPPVNLYTSITNLDKLVQTEVKGINSTTTFYELVLNKLTRYFQQKGYIDLNDALLYDFQQSKQHLSNEQMAMLIGTSFRFSAADIAFTSDLINRRGLIIPPKFPITESTSLTPFLKRALQCDFDCYLTEQVIPMWRARTDGGSLLQLVDQVSLYALKDYLHDSSKIAVMHNADDVILGPGDLGFLRKTFGDRLTVYPLGGHCGNLNYRVNSDAMLEFFRG, from the coding sequence ATGCTCCGTTCCTTGCGCTTCGCTGCCCTCCTCGGCGGCCTTATCCTGAGTGCGTCCGCGCTGGCGGCAGATATTGACGCCGCCAGCTATGGCTACCCCTTGACCAACCCGTTCGAGGCAACCATCGCCACCACCCCGCCGGACCTGCGTCCGGAGTTGCCACTGATCGAAGACATCAATCAGGCGGACCACAGCCTGACCCTGCGCCCGGAACGCGAGTTCATCCTGCCGGACAACTTCTGGCCGGTGAAAAGCCTCACCTACCGCATGGCCACCCAGGACAAGCCCGCGCCGCTGATCTTCCTGATCGCCGGCACCGGTGCGCGCTTTGACAGTAGCATCAATGAATACCTCAAGCGGCTCTATTACAAGGCTGGCTACCACGTTGTGCAGTTGTCCTCGCCCACCAGCTTCGACTTCATGAGCGCCGCCTCACGCTTTGCCACCCCGGGCATCAGCAAGGAAGACGCCGAAGACATGTACCGGGTAATGCAGGCGGTACGCGCGCAAAACCCGAAAGTGCCCGTCACCGAGTACTACCTGACCGGCTACAGCCTCGGCGCCCTGGACGCGGCCTTCGTCGCCCACCTGGACGAAACCCGGCGCAGCTTCAACTTCAAGAAGGTGCTGTTGCTGAACCCGCCGGTGAACCTCTACACCTCGATCACCAACCTGGACAAACTGGTGCAGACCGAGGTCAAGGGCATCAACAGCACCACGACCTTCTATGAACTGGTGCTGAACAAGCTGACCCGCTACTTCCAGCAAAAAGGCTACATCGACCTCAACGATGCCCTGCTCTATGACTTCCAACAGTCCAAGCAGCACCTGAGCAACGAGCAGATGGCGATGTTGATCGGCACCTCGTTCCGCTTTTCGGCGGCCGACATCGCGTTCACCTCGGACCTGATCAACCGGCGCGGCCTGATCATCCCACCCAAGTTCCCGATTACCGAAAGCACCAGCCTGACGCCGTTCCTCAAGCGTGCGCTGCAATGCGACTTCGACTGCTACCTCACCGAGCAGGTGATCCCGATGTGGCGCGCGCGCACCGACGGCGGCAGCCTGCTGCAACTGGTCGACCAGGTCAGCCTGTACGCGCTCAAGGATTACCTGCACGACAGCTCGAAGATTGCCGTCATGCACAATGCCGACGACGTCATTCTCGGACCGGGCGACCTGGGCTTCCTACGCAAGACTTTTGGCGATCGCCTGACGGTTTATCCACTGGGCGGTCACTGCGGCAACCTTAACTACCGCGTCAACAGCGACGCCATGCTGGAGTTTTTCCGTGGCTAA